A segment of the Gammaproteobacteria bacterium genome:
CGCCGTCGGAGCCCCTGCGGAGGTGGCCGGAGGGATCGACGGGGTTGGGGAACCGCTGGATGTAGTCCGTGAGGTGGTAACGGTTCGCGCCCAGTCCCGCGCCCACCCAGGAGCGCAGCGCGCCTAGCGCCCCGAACTCGTAGAACCCCGACAGCATCAGTCGGCGGGCCTTCACGCGTGCCTCGGTCGGCTGGACCGGCCCGCCCGGCGTGTAGTTCGAATGCCCTTCGTAGGTGAATCGGCCCGTGACTCCCAGATCCACCTGAGCGCGAAACGCCCCGAACCGGTAGCCCAACGCGAGGCCGTATTCCAGCCCGACCCCGACCGTACCCTCGTCGAACTGGTCGGCACCGTAGAGAGCCGCTTCTCCCGCGTCGTCGCCGTCGACGAAGCGGACATTGGCCGGGAGGACGGCGGCGATGCCGACGGTGAGCGAGATCCCGCCGGCCCCGGTGGGTGCCTGCGCTGCCACTGAGTGCGGCGCGGCGAAGAGGCAGCCCAGGCCGAGGAGGAGACCGAGCACGGCCGCGATGCGGCGGCGGTTGTCGATGTGCGTCATGGGGGCCACTTGAAACGGGAGGCGCCGAGAAGGGGCCAGGGAAGGGACGACGATTCACGGCGGAGTTCAAGGGCCGCGGGACGCTGAGCCCTCCCCGCGCCCGCGCTCCCTTGCACCGCTCGCCGTCCCACCGGCAACCTCCACCGACCCCCGCGACCCCCACCCCCACCCCGGGAGACCTCCAATGCGACAGCCCTCTCCATTCTCGGAACGAATCGAACTTGCGGTGATCGCCGTCATTTGCATGGATCTGGTGCTCCAGACCGCGGAGACGGCGGAGGCCATGGCCGGTGCGACGCCGTTCTTCTTCTGGGCCGGCGTGGGCGTCTGGGCGCTCTACACGGTCGAGTGGTGCGTGCGCATCCGGCGGGCGGAGGACTGGAAGAAGTACGCGTTCAGCTTCATGGGCATCGTCGATTTCCTGGCCGTCCTGCCGCTGTGGGCGTTCACGGGATTCGATCTGAAGGCGCTCCGTGCCTTTCGCCTGTTTCGCCTCTTCGTCTCGACGGCGAAGCTGGCCGCCCACACTCACGCCGTGAGCAAGCTCGCGAGGGCGTTCCGGCACGCCATGGATGAGGCCGGCGCGCTGATCGCGGGTACGAGCATCGTCGTGTTCACGGCCGGGTTCGGCATGTACCACCTCGAGCGCGACGTTCAACCGGAGATCTTCGGCTCGGTGTACGATGGCCTGTGGTGGGCGGTGGTCACGCTGACGACGGTGGGGTACGGCGACATCCAGCCAGTGACGGCCGGGGGGAGGATTCTGGCCACGGTGGCGATGTTCGCCGGGATCGGGGTGATCGGATCGGCGTGCGGGATCATGGCGGATGCGCTGAGGGAGGCCGGCGCCGGAGAGCAGGCGGCGTAGGCGGCGAACGGGTCCGCGTTCGCGGCGCGCGGCATCGCGCCGGATGGCCCTTCAGGTGTCGGCGATGACCTCGTGCAGAGGCTGGTAAATCCCGAGCTTCCCTCCGCCGGGCAGGGTCACGGCCGTCAGTCTGCCCCACCCCTGTTCCTCGACCGGACTGCAATCGACGCCCGCGGCGGACAGGTGTTCGACCAGCGCATCGACATCCTCGCACATGAAGTA
Coding sequences within it:
- a CDS encoding outer membrane beta-barrel protein produces the protein MTHIDNRRRIAAVLGLLLGLGCLFAAPHSVAAQAPTGAGGISLTVGIAAVLPANVRFVDGDDAGEAALYGADQFDEGTVGVGLEYGLALGYRFGAFRAQVDLGVTGRFTYEGHSNYTPGGPVQPTEARVKARRLMLSGFYEFGALGALRSWVGAGLGANRYHLTDYIQRFPNPVDPSGHLRRGSDGEVPYTSLPPSTGHGFAWMLAAGLTVPLGGDALLDLGYRYTDAGRIGTAIGDIEVVRYNEDSSRRLLLITINPTIADLRFHSLTATLRWLP
- a CDS encoding ion transporter encodes the protein MRQPSPFSERIELAVIAVICMDLVLQTAETAEAMAGATPFFFWAGVGVWALYTVEWCVRIRRAEDWKKYAFSFMGIVDFLAVLPLWAFTGFDLKALRAFRLFRLFVSTAKLAAHTHAVSKLARAFRHAMDEAGALIAGTSIVVFTAGFGMYHLERDVQPEIFGSVYDGLWWAVVTLTTVGYGDIQPVTAGGRILATVAMFAGIGVIGSACGIMADALREAGAGEQAA